From the genome of Nasonia vitripennis strain AsymCx chromosome 1, Nvit_psr_1.1, whole genome shotgun sequence, one region includes:
- the Syx17 gene encoding syntaxin 17: MDLRKIDTMSSSLDSEDVKQPIKRLEIPISKFNDVAIPHHLDLLKRHKNNIKKSQGLRDWDRVYTEQINASRIVKQLKQLLHEMDTLRGQVQDSDIATFDKLTMKARTSTLNAIKEYLEFELNLPLVKKHLTQVSDDHQNTEENPLDNRFMQIQAEEEELERQQACLQAWTSLHNDLEELQKLFIDFNQIVHEQAESVDRIENNVEDVQVNVASGTRSLQQASKYKVMAYPIAGALLGTCLGGPVGLLAGFKFGGLTAIGGGLLGFTGGAILKKKCHIDTNLKQIEGPTELRRKPSTSSQELNKFESKKDS; this comes from the exons ATGGATCTGAGAAAAATCGACACAATGTCGTCGTCTCTAGATAGCGAAGATGTAAAACAGCCAATAAAGCGTTTAGAAATTCCGATTAGCAAGTTCAACGATGTAGCTATTCCGCATCATCTTGACCTTCTGAAGAGGCACaaaaataacattaaaaaa TCCCAAGGTCTTCGAGACTGGGATcgagtctatacagagcagatAAATGCTTCCAGAATAGTGAAGCAGCTTAAGCAATTGCTTCATGAAATGGATACTCTAAGAGGACAAGTGCAAGACAGCGATATAGCCACTTTTGATAAATTAACAATGAAAGCCAGGACAAGTACTTTGAATGCGATCAAAGAATATTTAG AATTTGAATTGAATTTACCACTGGTTAAGAAGCATTTAACTCAAGTTTCCGATGATCATCAGAATACAGAAGAAAATCCACTGGACAATCGTTTTATGCAAATACAAGCGGAAGAAGAAGAGTTAGAGAGACAGCAGGCTTGTCTGCAAGCATGGACTTCCTTACACAATGATTTAGAAGAATTACAAAAACTTTTCATTGATTTCAACCAAATAGTGCAT gAACAAGCAGAATCAGTAGACAGAATTGAAAATAATGTAGAAGATGTTCAAGTAAATGTTGCAAGTGGAACAAGGTCATTACAACAAGCATCAAAATACAAAGTAATGGCATATCCAATAGCTGGTGCTTTGCTTGGAACCTGTCTAGGAGGACCTGTTGGATTATTAGCAGGATTCAAATTTGGAGGATTAACAGCCATTGGGGGTGGACTTCTTG GTTTTACTGGAGGAGCAATATTGAAGAAGAAGTGTCACATAGATACAAATCTTAAACAGATCGAAGGTCCTACAGAACTGAGAAGAAAACCAAGTACCTCAAGCCAAGAATTAAACAAGTTTGAGAGCAAGAAGGATTCATGA
- the LOC100115776 gene encoding kelch domain-containing protein 4 — protein sequence MGKKDKKKKISGTEKTLKKTEKKFNAKMKKELAALGEDDIEKVVAQIEKEEARRQKVVEAVVAPPSRRVNFSLTPHPFKDELIMFGGEFYDGQKTVVYGDLFFYNISKNEWTVVKAPGAPPPRCGHQAIATQSNKGELWIFGGEFSSPSESQFYHYRDLWVFHIGEKRWEKITAPGGPSARSGHRMINIKKNLYVFGGFHDNLRDYKYFNDIYCFNMATYKWSKLDTSGNPPAPRSGCIVLPTPENKIIVYGGYSKERIKKDVDKGHVHTDMFLLTPEKNDQTGLKWKWSIVKQGGISVSPRCSASAVIVQPHLAYMFGGVYDKEDNDEELHGTFFNDLVAFNLSKLQWHTVNLSGKSDTTVKRRRRKVKDNEGAEDDDQDDENEEEEDARDEAMDVTPAKTIVTDDDGIFTVTLGPAPTANKVIADDGTTINIFTPSARINPGLAVKQNTLYLYGGMFEDGDRTYTLNDFYSLDCKKLDEWTTIVKDDLSTQVWLDSGSESGSDGESGEDDDDDDDDDDDDEGEDDSNEEMDVDDK from the exons ATGGGAAAGAAAGataagaaaaagaagattaGTGGAACTGAGAAAACGTTGAAGAAAACCGAAAAGAAATTCAAtgcgaaaatgaaaaaggaacTGGCCGCTCTCGGAGAG GACGACATTGAAAAGGTCGTAGCTCAAATTGAGAAAGAGGAGGCACGTAGGCAAAAAGTTGTGGAAGCCGTGGTTGCTCCACCATCGCGCAGAGTTAACTTTTCTTTGACTCCTCATCCTTTCAAAGATGAATTAATCATGTTTGGAGGTGAATTTTATGATGGACAAAAGACAGTGGTTTATGGTGaccttttcttttataatatcaGCAAAAATGAGTGGACTGTTGTTAAAGCACCAGGTGCTCCACCACCTCGGTGTGGTCATCAAGCAATAGCCACCCAGTCTAATAAGGGAGAGCTTTGGATTTTTGGAGGAGAATTTTCTAGTCCATCAGAGTCACAATTTTACCATTATCGGGACCTTTGGGTGTTTCATATAGGAGAAAAAAGATGGGAGAAGATAAc AGCTCCAGGAGGACCTTCTGCAAGAAGTGGACACAGAATgatcaatattaaaaaaaatttgtatgtttttGGAGGCTTTCATGATAACTTGagagattataaatattttaatgatatatattgttttaatatggCAACGTATAAATGGTCTAAGCTTGATACATCAG gAAATCCTCCTGCTCCTAGGTCAGGCTGTATAGTTTTACCCACaccagaaaacaaaattattgtttatggTGGGTACAGtaaagaaagaataaaaaaagatgttGACAAAGGTCATGTTCATACAGATATGTTTTTGTTAACCCCTGAAA aaaATGATCAAACAGGTTTAAAATGGAAATGGTCTATTGTAAAACAGGGTGGAATATCAGTTTCTCCTCGATGCAGTGCATCAGCTGTAATTGTTCAACCACATTTAGCATACATGTTTGGAGGAGTTTACGACAAAGAAGACAATGATGAAGAACTTCATGGAACCTTCTTCAATGACCTTGTTGCATTCAATCTGAGTAAACTGCAATGGCACACAg TTAATTTAAGTGGTAAAAGTGATACAACAgtcaaaagaagaagaagaaaagtcaAGGACAACGAAGGTGCCGAAGATGATGATCAAGATGACgaaaatgaagaagaagaagatgcaAGGGATGAAGCAATGGATGTCACACCTGCTAAAACTATTGTGACTGACGATGATGGAATAttcaca GTTACTCTGGGTCCAGCACCAACAGCCAATAAAGTAATTGCAGATGATGGAACAACAATTAATATCTTCACGCCATCAGCTAGAATCAATCCTGGTTTAGCTGTTAAACAAAATACTCTATACTTGTATGGTGGCATGTTTGAAGATGGTGATAGGACATATACTTTAAATGACTTTTATAGTTTAG ATTGTAAAAAATTAGATGAGTGGACGACGATAGTAAAAGACGATCTATCAACCCAAGTTTGGTTGGATTCAGGTTCAGAATCAGGTTCAGATGGAGAGAGTGGTGAAgatgatgacgacgacgacgacgacgacgatgacgatgaaGGTGAAGATGATTCTAACGAAGAAATGGACGTTGATGATAAGTGA
- the LOC103317533 gene encoding valine--tRNA ligase, mitochondrial isoform X1: MYMNRARDYTNIKLIGRKCHNIYHNHRLNDFPLTFQSKDVEKGWYEVWERNKYFQPNDKKEKSYRMILPPPNVTGTLHLGHALTTTVQDVLARWHRMRGYSVLWVPGLDHAGIATQAVVEKYLYKTKGLKRTDMSKNEFLDLLNQWKEKKSSTIENQLKTLGASLDWSREYFTMSKHHSQAVTEALIMLDQRNLLYRDKSLVNWSTALGSALSDIEVEFEKITTKTDLEIPGYDRKVTFGQIYEISYDLRNSSETLKVATTRPETLLGDVALAVHPDDDRYSQFIGQQVKHPLKDSYLPVIADASVKMDFGTGIVKITPAHDHFDYTIAKKHNLKIIDIINEDGKLNDAAGHYKGFPRFIARKKILADLANLGSLASVKDHEMEIPRCSRTGDIIELLLKEQWFIRCKDMAARALQAVENESLKFDPPFHNKTWFDWLTTSSVRDWCVSRQLWWGHQIPAYHCKVNNEIKWIIARSKIEALQIAIKKYGDDVKVEQDNDVLDTWFSSALLPFSSLGWPTKATDFQKYYPLSLMETGHDILFFWVARMVMLGLELTNELPFKEVLLHGVLCDAQGKKMSKSRGNVIYPENVVDGISLENLNEQAKKSFEDGILSQAEIKRTLAINTKMFPNGVPECGVDALRYTLCSHNIKERTVSFNIIECQQNKFFCNKIWQASRYVVLMTSDDPIEIPKNFAIIDQWILSRLGWMVETVNNAFDQKNFYKAVNAIKEFIYYEFCDYYMEGTKPGFKSEQQDIIISHRYTLAKCLEVSLRILAPITPYLSDELYSKLSEKLSIFEFNNSLLESTYPTKEEFVNLRDHDLETKMHDVIKVILSIRTLLANVSKKDNVEGFIVVNNSGDLKLYQESINIITAVSKLFDIKVIPAESYVKNERSISDNFELNCSVCLKINDDSILKLATERIEKKRIKTQKKLQDLIKSISNKKYSSSSSEEEKLKDQEKLSHLQGELKRIPVST; encoded by the exons ATGTATATGAATCGAGCAAGAGATTACACAAACATAAAGCTTATTGGCAGAAAATGTCATAATATCTATCATAATCATCGTTTGAATG ATTTTCCTTTGACTTTTCAGTCAAAAGATGTTGAAAAAGGATGGTATGAGGTTTGGGAAAGGAATAAGTATTTTCAACCAAATgacaagaaagaaaaaagttatagaaTGATCTTGCCTCCACCTAATGTTACAGGCACATTGCATCTTGGTCACGCTTTGACTACAACAGTTCAAGATGTCTTAGCCCGGTG gcATCGAATGAGAGGCTATTCAGTACTTTGGGTACCAGGCTTAGATCATGCTGGTATAGCAACACAAGCTGTTGTtgaaaagtatttatataagaCCAAAGGATTAAAGAGAACCGATATGAGCAAGAATGAATTTTTAGACCTTCTGAATCAatggaaagaaaagaaaagcagtACAATAGAGAATCAGTTAAAGACTTTGGGGGCAAGTTTAGATTGGTCAAGAGAATATTTTACCATGAGCAAG CATCACAGTCAAGCTGTCACTGAAGCATTAATCATGCTGGATCAGCGAAATCTGTTATATCGAGATAAAAGCTTAGTTAACTGGTCTACTGCATTAGGGAGTGCTTTATCTGATATAGAAGTAGAATTTGAGAAGATCACTACAAAAACAGATCTTGAAATACCTGGTTATGACAGAAAAGTAACCTTTGGTCAAATCTATGAAATTTCATATGACCTAAGAAATTCAA GTGAAACATTAAAAGTAGCAACAACAAGGCCAGAAACTCTATTGGGAGATGTAGCTCTTGCTGTTCATCCAGATGATGATCGTTATAGTCAGTTCATTGGACAACAAGTAAAACACCCTCTAAAAGATTCTTATTTACCTGTCATAGCTGATGCAAGTGTAAAAATGGATTTTGGTACAG GAATTGTGAAAATAACTCCTGCTCATGATCATTTTGATTACACCATAGCTAAAAAGCATAACTTAAAAATTATCGATATTATAAATGAGGATGGAAAATTGAATGATGCTGCTGGACATTATAAG GGTTTTCCAAGATTTATTGCCAGGAAAAAAATCTTGGCAGATTTAGCAAACTTGGGATCTCTGGCATCAGTAAAGGATCATGAAATGGAAATTCCAAGATGCTCGCGGACTGGAGATATTATTGAATTATTACTAAAAGAACAATGGTTTATCAGATGTAAAGACATGGCTGCAAGAGCTTTACAAGCTGTTGAAAACgaatcattaaaatttgatccaccatttcataataaaacgtggttTGATTGGCTTACAACTTCTAGCGTAAG AGATTGGTGTGTTTCGAGACAATTATGGTGGGGTCACCAAATTCCAGCTTACCATTGTAAAGtgaataatgaaataaagtGGATAATCGCCAGATCAAAAATAGAAGCATTGCAAAtagctataaaaaaatatggaGATGATGTTAAGGTGGAGCAAGATAATGATGTACTTGACACATGGTTTTCTTCAGCATTACTGCCATTTTCTTCATTGGGTTGGCCAACAAAA GCCacagattttcaaaaatattatccaTTGAGCTTAATGGAAACTGGACatgacattttatttttttgggTTGCCAGAATGGTTATGCTAGGGCTTGAATTAACTAATGAACTTCCGTTTAAA gaaGTTTTGTTGCATGGAGTTTTATGTGATGCTCAAGGAAAGAAAATGTCCAAAAGTCGGGGTAATGTTATTTACCCAGAGAACGTTGTAGATGGAATTTCCTTAGAa aacTTGAATGAACAAGCCAAAAAGAGTTTTGAGGATGGTATACTTAGTCAGGCTGAAATAAAAAGAACACTGGCTATTAATACAAAGATGTTTCCAAATGGCGTTCCTGAGTGTGGAGTTGATGCTCTTCGTTATACATTATGTTCGCACAACATCAAgg AACGCACAGTGTCttttaatattattgaatgtcaacaaaacaaatttttctgtaataaaatatggcaagCCAGCAGATATGTTGTACTCATGACCAGTGATGATCCTATTGAAATACCAAAAAATTTCGCCATAATTGATCAGTGGATACTGAGTCGATTAGGATGGATGGTAGAGACTGTAAACAATGCATTTgatcaaaaaaatttctataAGGCAGTAAATGCTATTAAAGAATTCATATATTATGAGTTTTGTGATTATTATATg gaaGGAACAAAACCAGGATTTAAGAGTGAGCAACaagatattattattagtcATAGATATACACTAGCAAAATGCCTAGAAGTATCTCTGAGAATATTGGCGCCGATTACTCCATATCTAAGTGATGAGTTGTACTCTAAACTATCTGAAAAATTGTCTATATTCGAATTCAATAATTCATTGCTGGAGAGTACTTATCCTACTAAAGAAGAGTTTGTAAACCTTCGCGATCATGACTTGGAGACTAAGATGCATGATGTTATTAAAGTAATTTTATCTATAAGAACTTTATTGGCAAATGTGAGCAAAAAAGATAATGTGGAAG GTTTCATTGTTGTAAATAATTCTGGTgatttaaaactatatcaagAGAGTATCAATATCATTACAGCAGTCAGCAAACTGTTTGATATTAAAGTTATACCAGCAGAAAGTTATGTGAAAAACGAGCGAAGTATTAGTGATAATTTTGAACTTAATTGTTCAGTATGcctaaaaataaatgatgaCTCTATTCTGAAGCTAGCAACAGAGAgaattgagaaaaaaagaatcaaaaCGCAAAAGAAGTTACAAGACTTGATTAAATCTATATCTAACAAAAAGTATTCATCGAGTTCTTCAGAAGAGGAAAAGTTGAAAGATCAAGAGAAG CTCTCACATCTTCAAGGCGAATTGAAAAGGATACCAGTATCAACGTGA
- the LOC103317533 gene encoding valine--tRNA ligase, mitochondrial isoform X2, which yields MSKDVEKGWYEVWERNKYFQPNDKKEKSYRMILPPPNVTGTLHLGHALTTTVQDVLARWHRMRGYSVLWVPGLDHAGIATQAVVEKYLYKTKGLKRTDMSKNEFLDLLNQWKEKKSSTIENQLKTLGASLDWSREYFTMSKHHSQAVTEALIMLDQRNLLYRDKSLVNWSTALGSALSDIEVEFEKITTKTDLEIPGYDRKVTFGQIYEISYDLRNSSETLKVATTRPETLLGDVALAVHPDDDRYSQFIGQQVKHPLKDSYLPVIADASVKMDFGTGIVKITPAHDHFDYTIAKKHNLKIIDIINEDGKLNDAAGHYKGFPRFIARKKILADLANLGSLASVKDHEMEIPRCSRTGDIIELLLKEQWFIRCKDMAARALQAVENESLKFDPPFHNKTWFDWLTTSSVRDWCVSRQLWWGHQIPAYHCKVNNEIKWIIARSKIEALQIAIKKYGDDVKVEQDNDVLDTWFSSALLPFSSLGWPTKATDFQKYYPLSLMETGHDILFFWVARMVMLGLELTNELPFKEVLLHGVLCDAQGKKMSKSRGNVIYPENVVDGISLENLNEQAKKSFEDGILSQAEIKRTLAINTKMFPNGVPECGVDALRYTLCSHNIKERTVSFNIIECQQNKFFCNKIWQASRYVVLMTSDDPIEIPKNFAIIDQWILSRLGWMVETVNNAFDQKNFYKAVNAIKEFIYYEFCDYYMEGTKPGFKSEQQDIIISHRYTLAKCLEVSLRILAPITPYLSDELYSKLSEKLSIFEFNNSLLESTYPTKEEFVNLRDHDLETKMHDVIKVILSIRTLLANVSKKDNVEGFIVVNNSGDLKLYQESINIITAVSKLFDIKVIPAESYVKNERSISDNFELNCSVCLKINDDSILKLATERIEKKRIKTQKKLQDLIKSISNKKYSSSSSEEEKLKDQEKLSHLQGELKRIPVST from the exons ATG TCAAAAGATGTTGAAAAAGGATGGTATGAGGTTTGGGAAAGGAATAAGTATTTTCAACCAAATgacaagaaagaaaaaagttatagaaTGATCTTGCCTCCACCTAATGTTACAGGCACATTGCATCTTGGTCACGCTTTGACTACAACAGTTCAAGATGTCTTAGCCCGGTG gcATCGAATGAGAGGCTATTCAGTACTTTGGGTACCAGGCTTAGATCATGCTGGTATAGCAACACAAGCTGTTGTtgaaaagtatttatataagaCCAAAGGATTAAAGAGAACCGATATGAGCAAGAATGAATTTTTAGACCTTCTGAATCAatggaaagaaaagaaaagcagtACAATAGAGAATCAGTTAAAGACTTTGGGGGCAAGTTTAGATTGGTCAAGAGAATATTTTACCATGAGCAAG CATCACAGTCAAGCTGTCACTGAAGCATTAATCATGCTGGATCAGCGAAATCTGTTATATCGAGATAAAAGCTTAGTTAACTGGTCTACTGCATTAGGGAGTGCTTTATCTGATATAGAAGTAGAATTTGAGAAGATCACTACAAAAACAGATCTTGAAATACCTGGTTATGACAGAAAAGTAACCTTTGGTCAAATCTATGAAATTTCATATGACCTAAGAAATTCAA GTGAAACATTAAAAGTAGCAACAACAAGGCCAGAAACTCTATTGGGAGATGTAGCTCTTGCTGTTCATCCAGATGATGATCGTTATAGTCAGTTCATTGGACAACAAGTAAAACACCCTCTAAAAGATTCTTATTTACCTGTCATAGCTGATGCAAGTGTAAAAATGGATTTTGGTACAG GAATTGTGAAAATAACTCCTGCTCATGATCATTTTGATTACACCATAGCTAAAAAGCATAACTTAAAAATTATCGATATTATAAATGAGGATGGAAAATTGAATGATGCTGCTGGACATTATAAG GGTTTTCCAAGATTTATTGCCAGGAAAAAAATCTTGGCAGATTTAGCAAACTTGGGATCTCTGGCATCAGTAAAGGATCATGAAATGGAAATTCCAAGATGCTCGCGGACTGGAGATATTATTGAATTATTACTAAAAGAACAATGGTTTATCAGATGTAAAGACATGGCTGCAAGAGCTTTACAAGCTGTTGAAAACgaatcattaaaatttgatccaccatttcataataaaacgtggttTGATTGGCTTACAACTTCTAGCGTAAG AGATTGGTGTGTTTCGAGACAATTATGGTGGGGTCACCAAATTCCAGCTTACCATTGTAAAGtgaataatgaaataaagtGGATAATCGCCAGATCAAAAATAGAAGCATTGCAAAtagctataaaaaaatatggaGATGATGTTAAGGTGGAGCAAGATAATGATGTACTTGACACATGGTTTTCTTCAGCATTACTGCCATTTTCTTCATTGGGTTGGCCAACAAAA GCCacagattttcaaaaatattatccaTTGAGCTTAATGGAAACTGGACatgacattttatttttttgggTTGCCAGAATGGTTATGCTAGGGCTTGAATTAACTAATGAACTTCCGTTTAAA gaaGTTTTGTTGCATGGAGTTTTATGTGATGCTCAAGGAAAGAAAATGTCCAAAAGTCGGGGTAATGTTATTTACCCAGAGAACGTTGTAGATGGAATTTCCTTAGAa aacTTGAATGAACAAGCCAAAAAGAGTTTTGAGGATGGTATACTTAGTCAGGCTGAAATAAAAAGAACACTGGCTATTAATACAAAGATGTTTCCAAATGGCGTTCCTGAGTGTGGAGTTGATGCTCTTCGTTATACATTATGTTCGCACAACATCAAgg AACGCACAGTGTCttttaatattattgaatgtcaacaaaacaaatttttctgtaataaaatatggcaagCCAGCAGATATGTTGTACTCATGACCAGTGATGATCCTATTGAAATACCAAAAAATTTCGCCATAATTGATCAGTGGATACTGAGTCGATTAGGATGGATGGTAGAGACTGTAAACAATGCATTTgatcaaaaaaatttctataAGGCAGTAAATGCTATTAAAGAATTCATATATTATGAGTTTTGTGATTATTATATg gaaGGAACAAAACCAGGATTTAAGAGTGAGCAACaagatattattattagtcATAGATATACACTAGCAAAATGCCTAGAAGTATCTCTGAGAATATTGGCGCCGATTACTCCATATCTAAGTGATGAGTTGTACTCTAAACTATCTGAAAAATTGTCTATATTCGAATTCAATAATTCATTGCTGGAGAGTACTTATCCTACTAAAGAAGAGTTTGTAAACCTTCGCGATCATGACTTGGAGACTAAGATGCATGATGTTATTAAAGTAATTTTATCTATAAGAACTTTATTGGCAAATGTGAGCAAAAAAGATAATGTGGAAG GTTTCATTGTTGTAAATAATTCTGGTgatttaaaactatatcaagAGAGTATCAATATCATTACAGCAGTCAGCAAACTGTTTGATATTAAAGTTATACCAGCAGAAAGTTATGTGAAAAACGAGCGAAGTATTAGTGATAATTTTGAACTTAATTGTTCAGTATGcctaaaaataaatgatgaCTCTATTCTGAAGCTAGCAACAGAGAgaattgagaaaaaaagaatcaaaaCGCAAAAGAAGTTACAAGACTTGATTAAATCTATATCTAACAAAAAGTATTCATCGAGTTCTTCAGAAGAGGAAAAGTTGAAAGATCAAGAGAAG CTCTCACATCTTCAAGGCGAATTGAAAAGGATACCAGTATCAACGTGA
- the LOC100115690 gene encoding negative elongation factor E yields the protein MVYLHFPSNLTEEEIMLQAKYNKLKRKKKALQDLKTPKPEPERIPQAPKRPTEARDAREVAKKLIKSGVITAPKTPKRPEQAFKRPRGLERKLNSTEKTVSSYQPFSATQPEEDDTEPSRPKVVKGLYDSFVSATDTEDRGAPEKSISSKPNETKPIKGNTIFVSGYKISEDFLKKHFSTFGNILKITMEAEKKGFITFEKPESAERAISEMDGIMASSIQLKVSMARRQPVIDPINDTTSSSMWSTLAASYTQKSAHKDKRDIKVYDDELFQ from the exons ATGGTTTACCTACATTTTCCATCAAATTTAACAGAAGAAGAGATTATGCTTcaagcaaaatataataaattaaaaagaaag aaaaaggCGCTGCAAGATTTGAAAACACCAAAACCTGAACCAGAGCGTATTCCTCAAGCACCAAAACGTCCAACAGAAGCCAGAGATGCTCGGGAAGTAGCTAAAAAGTTGATCAAATCTGGAGTTATAACAGCTCCAAAAACTCCAAAACGTCCTGAACAAGCATTCAAAAGACCTCGTGGTttagaaagaaaattaaatagtACAGAGAAGACTGTTTCTTCTTATCAACCTTTTTCAGCAACACAACCAGAAGAGGATGATACAGAACCATCAAGGCCTAAGGTAGTAAAAGGATTGTATGATAGTTTTGTATCCGCTACTGATACAGAAGATCGAGGTGCTCCTGAAAAGTCTATATCTTCTAAACCAAATGAAACCAAGCCTATCAAAGGCAATACAATATTTGTTTCTGGATATAAAATATCAGAAGATTTTCTTAAGAAACACTTTTCAACTTttggaaatattttaaaaattactatggaGGCTGAAAAAAA AGGATtcattacttttgaaaaaccagaATCGGCTGAACGTGCGATAAGTGAAATGGATGGAATAATGGCTTCATCAATTCAATTGAAAGTTTCAATGGCAAGAAGACAACCAGTGATCGATCCAATAAATGACACAACTTCTAGTTCAATGTGGTCTACCTTGGCAGCAAGTTACACGCAAAAGAGTGCACATAAAGATAAACGGGATATAAAAGTTTATGATGATGAACTCTTCCAATGA
- the LOC100115647 gene encoding F-box only protein 6: protein MGQISDKLKSMAVSEERVAYDEASNNGLIIRENYIPEELLCEILCYVDHKTLCNCQLVCKQWLELIQGYVWRKKAERTLGKTLPVDENAPWTMYYFICDKKAFGRNLIKNHSGKTRVNSDWTIVNDGGDGWKVENPPVGVPALPDDPVFEGKQCCFVTSYDRCCKQQTIDLLDEGFTEYLLDNLQPTIKVSEWYSSRWDCPALYVCTVELLQKGEGLSDVIQSYNFSKILEGEEQNQWFKFEHEFKNYGPGLRKISFSHGGQDRSFWSGYYGSKMAGACVKLEIPDFHHNDDSEKVDIDKQD, encoded by the exons ATGGGACAAATAAGTGATAAGTTGAAAAGTATGGCTGTGTCAGAAGAACGAGTGGCCTACGATGAAGCAAGCAACAATGGGTTGATCATCAGAGAAAATTATATCCCCGAAGAGTTGCTCTGTGAGATACTTTGTTATGTTGATCACAAAACTCTGTGCAATTGTCAGTTGGTCTGCAAGCAGTGGCTTGAACTTATTCAAGGATATGTTTGGCGCAAGAAAGCTGAACGTACATTGGGCAAAACACTGCCGGTTGATGAAAATGCACCATGGACCATGTATTATTTCATCTGTGATAAAAAAGCGTTTGGCAGAAACTTGATAAAGAACCATTCTGGAAAAACTAGAGTCAACTCAGACTGGACAATAGTAAATGATGGAGGTGATGGCTGGAAAGTGGAAAATCCACCTGTTGGTGTACCGGCACTACCAGATGATCCAGTGTTTGAAGGAAAACAGTGTTGCTTTGTCACTTCTTACGATCGTTGCTGTAAACAGCAAACAATTGATTTGTTGGACGAAGGCTTTACAGAATATTTACTCGATAATTTACAACCTACAATAAAG gTGAGTGAATGGTATAGTTCTCGATGGGATTGTCCAGCACTTTATGTATGCACCGTTGAATTGTTACAAAAAGGAGAAGGATTAAGTGATGTTATCCAGTcttacaatttttcaaaaatccttGAAGGTGAAGAACAAAATCAATGGTTTAAA tttgaacatgagtttaaaaattatggCCCAGGACtgagaaaaatcagtttttccCATGGTGGACAAGATAGAAGTTTTTGGTCTGGATATTATGGCAGTAAAATGGCAGGTGCTTGTGTAAAACTAGAAATTCCAGATTTTCATCATAATGATGATTcagaaaaagtagatattgataaacaagattag
- the LOC100115606 gene encoding F-box only protein 44, whose translation MMRVNAKKVKVSFAVDAVDEECFEKTEMTYDEISNNGSIIENKSIPDELLSKILCYTDHKALLLCQLVCKHWHYLIRNYVWHKKAEFTLGKSLTFTEKTPWTVYYFICDQMPFYKNLVKNHSGKDGLFKHWCITENGGTGWNVENPPKAVKQLPDDPVFEDESYCFVTSFSKCWKEQTIHLIDEGFSEYVLDYLQPTIKVSEWFCCRPNVPAIYECTIKLLREQKSDRTAIETLSYSKVLEGEQMNQWFKFTHEFKNYGKGLRKIKFGHGGQDRSYVAGSCGSKMAGACIKLKIRT comes from the exons aTGATGAGAGTAAAC GCAAAGAAAGTGAAAGTCAGTTTTGCGGTTGATGCAGTTGATGAAGAATGTTTTGAAAAGACAGAAATGACATATGACGAAATAAGCAATAATGGATCgatcattgaaaataagagTATTCCAGATGAACTATTATCAAAAATACTATGTTACACTGATCATAAGGCATTACTTCTTTGCCAACTAGTTTGTAAACATTGGCACTATCTTATTCGAAACTATGTGTGGCATAAAAAGGCAGAATTTACTTTGGGTAAAAGTTTGACGTTTACTGAAAAGACACCTTGGACAGTATACTATTTCATTTGTGATCAAATGCccttctataaaaatttagtCAAGAATCATTCTGGAAAAGATGGACTTTTTAAACATTGGTGTATAACAGAAAATGGTGGTACTGGCTGGAATGTAGAAAATCCACCAAAGGCTGTTAAGCAATTACCTGATGATCCAGTGTTTGAAGATGAGAGTTATTGCTTTGTCACATCTTTTAGTAAATGTTGGAAAGAACAAACTATTCACTTGATCGATGAAGGATTCTCTGAGTATGTTCTAGATTATTTACAGCCAACAATCAAG GTCAGCGAGTGGTTCTGTTGTCGGCCAAATGTTCCAGCAATATATGaatgtacaataaaattaCTTCGTGAACAAAAATCAGATAGAACAGCAATCGAAACATTGAGCTACAGCAAAGTTTTGGAAGGAGAACAAATGAATCAATGGTTTAAA tttaCACATGAATTCAAAAATTATGGTAAAGGactgagaaaaataaaatttggtcACGGTGGTCAAGACAGGTCTTACGTAGCTGGAAGCTGTGGTAGTAAAATGGCTGGAGCTTGtattaagttaaaaataagaacttaa